The genomic stretch CCATGACATGACAAGGTTTACGGCGAAACGATCGCGTACGATGGTCGGAGCAGAAGGGGAGTAGCTCTTCGCCGGACCGTCGACATACTGCTCAGCTCGTCTGAGCCGGCGCCCGGAGGCGGACCTCGATCAGGGGTCCCGCCAGCGAGACCTTCGGCAACGCAGTGCATTGACCGTGTGCTGCCGTGCCGAGGTGTCTCTTTTTCCGGAAGAGCTACTGCACTCTCGGTGGGGCGGCCCCCGACCGATTGAGGAACCTTGATCAGCTTCAGTGTGATGGCGCTCGTGTTCGGCGTCGTCTTTCTCGCGGAACTGCCCGACAAGACCGCGCTCGCGGGGCTCGTCCTCGGCACCCGCTACCGGGCGTCCTACGTCTTCGCCGGTGTCGCCGCCGCGTTCGCGCTGCATGTCACGCTCGCCGTGGCGGCGGGCAGTGTGCTGACGCTGCTGCCGCAGCAACTGGTGCACGCGCTCACGGGTGTGCTCTTCCTCGGCGGCGCCGCGATGCTGCTGCTGAAGAAGGACGAGGGCGAGGAGGAGATCCGCAAGCCGGAGAACCAGTCCTTCTGGAAGGTGTCCGGGGCGGGGTTCATGCTGATCCTCGTCGCGGAGTTCGGGGATCTCACGCAGATCATGACCGCGAACCTCGCCGCGCGCTACGACGATCCGCTGTCCGTCGGACTCGGTGCGGTGCTGGCGCTGTGGGCCGTGGCCGGGCTGGGGATCGTGGGCGGCAAGGCGCTGATGAAGCGGGTGCCGCTGAAGCTGATCACGCAGGTGGCGGCGTTGCTGATGCTGGCGCTCGGGGTGTGGAGCCTCTGGGAGGCGATCACCGGCTGAGCCGGGGCCGAGCTGAACGGTCGGTGAACGATTCCCGGGGGAGTGGCGGGATCATGGAACGGTTTTGTACCGTAGAGGAACAAAGTGGCTCCCGCTCGTTTTCCCTGACCGGCGGGCGGGACCACCTTGGTCTTCCGATCCATGTTTCGCCGCCCTGTGCTTTGGAGCTGCCGATGACGGCCACGACCGTGCTCACCTGCCGCGCCCTCCTGCTGGACATGGACGGCACCCTCGTCAACTCGGACGCCGTCGTCGAGCGGATCTGGCGCCGCTGGGCCGACCGGCACGGTCTGGACGGGGACGAGGTCATGAAGGTCGTCCACGGGCGGCAGGGGTACGCCACGATGGCGCTGCTGCTGCCCGGGCGGCCCATGGCGCAGAACCACGCCGAGAACGCGTGGATGCTGGCCGAGGAGACGGCGGACATGGACGGCGTGGTGGCGGTCCCCGGCGCGGGGGAGTTCCTGTCCTCGCTGGTCACGGGATCCGTCCCGCACGCGTTGGTGACCTCGGCGGACGTGGCGCTGTCCACGGCGCGGATGGCCGCGGCGGGTCTTGGCCTGCCCGACGTCCGGGTGACGGCGGAGTCCGTCGGCGCGAGCAAGCCGGACCCGGAGGGCTTCCTGAAGGGCGCGGCGGAGCTCGGGGTGGACCCCGCGGACTGCGTCGTGTTCGAGGACTCCGGGGCCGGCATCCAGGCCGGGCGGGCCGCTGGGATGCGGGTCGTGGGGGTCGGGCCGCGGGCCGGGTTCCACGGGCCGGATGTGGCGGTGCGGGACCTCACGCAGATCCGTGTCGAGCCCTTCGACGGCGGGGTCCGCCTGCACGTGGGCTGACCCGGACTACGGCTCGGAAGTCTCCGACTCCAGGCTCGCCCGCGTCTCCGCCGTGTAGACGCCCAGGTCGTCGCGGCCCACGCCGCGGCTCCACTGGTAGTTGCGCAGGGCGTCCTCCAGCGGCCAGTTGAAGTTGCCGTTGATGTCGCCGTTGTAGAGATACAGCTGGCGCAGGCGGAGTTGGAGTTCCGTCACCTCGGGGCCCTTGTCGCCACGGCGCAGGACCGGGGCGTCGGGCTCGGGCGTCGTCTCCTCGGGCGGGGCGTCCGAAGCCTTCGCCGGGGTCGAGGACGGGCTGGGGGACGCCGACGTCGCCGACGCGGACGGGGACGCGCTGGACGCCGACGGAGAGGGTGACTCGCTCTGCGTCGCCGAGGGCGTCGGGGACGCCGACGTCGATGACGGGGACGCCGACTTGGACGCCGAGTCCGACGGTGCCGGTGTGGTGTCGGGGACGCCGGCCCGTACCGCCTCCGGCAGTGCCGTTTCCCGGGTCGGGGTGTCGTAGCCGAACAGGCCGCTGGCCATGCCCGCCGCCGTGATGACGGCGACCGCCGCCGCCGCCGAGGCCAGCAGCAACAGCCTTCCGCGGCGGCCCCTCGGGCGGCCCTCCCGCGCCGGGAGCGGGTCCTCGTTCGGCGGTGCCTCGAACAGGCTGAGGTCCGTCTCGTTCGGCTCCGCCGACGGCGGCACCAGCGGCACCCGCAGCGGCATCGTCAGCTCCGCGTCCGCCTCCGCCCCCGCCGTGCCCTCCAGCTCCACATACGGACGTATGCGCAGTGGATCGAAGTCCTCCGCCGCTGCCGCCTGGGCCTCGCGCGCGTCGCGCAGGGCCTCGGACGCGCGTTCCGTGCAGACGCACGACGGGGTGTGGTCGGTTCCCCGCGGTGCCCCGCATTCCGGGCACCCGTGGTCCTTCTGCTCAGTCACGCTCGTTGTCCCTCCCCTCGCGACTCCCCTCGCGAACTCCAGAGATTATGCAGATTTCCTTCACACCGTCGGCGACGCGCCCCCCGAAACGAGACGTTTCACAGGATTCAACAGGCCATAACCGGCCACACCGCCCACGATGGAAGATGCATCGAGCCCTTCGGGAGGCCATGGGAGGTCCGTATGGCCGGGGATACCCACGCGCGGCACGGCACCGCCGTCAAGGAGAACGTGCCGGGCAACGTCCTCGTCCCGATCGGCGCCCTGCTGCTCGGGATGCTGCTCGCCGCCCTCGACCAGACCATCGTGTCCACGGCGCTGCCGACCATCGTCAGCGACTTGGGTGGCATGGAGCATCTCTCGTGGGTGGTGACCGCCTATCTGCTGGCCTCCACCGCCGCCACCCCGCTCTGGGGCAAACTCGGCGACCAGTACGGGCGCAAACGGCTCTTCCAGACCGCCATCGTCATCTTCCTCATCGGGTCGGCGTTGTGCGGCGTGGCTCAGGACATGCCGCAACTCATCGGATTCCGGGCGCTTCAGGGGCTCGGCGGCGGCGGGCTCATGGTGCTGTCCATGGCCATCGTGGGGGACCTCGTCCCGCCGCGTGAACGGGGGCGCTACCAAGGGCTGTTCGGGGCCGTCTTCGGGGCCACCAGTGTGCTCGGGCCGCTGCTGGGCGGGCTGTTCACCCAGCATCTGAGCTGGCGTTGGGTGTTCTACGTCAACCTGCCCGTCGGTGTGGTCGCGCTCGCCGTCATCGCCGCCGCGCTGCACATCCCGCGCCGGACCGAGCGCCATGTCATCGACTATCTCGGCACCTTCCTGATCGCCTCCGTCGCGACCTGCCTGGTGCTGGTCGCCTCGCTCGGCGGCACCACCTGGGACTGGGGCTCGTGGCAGATCGTCGGGCTCGCCCTGCTCGGGGTCGTCCTCGCCGTCGCCTTCGTGTCCGTCGAGCGGCAGGCCGCCGAACCGGTGCTCCCGCTCAAGCTGTTCCGGATCCGCACCTTCACCCTCGCCGCCGTCATCAGCTTCATCGTCGGGTTCGCGATGTTCGGCGCGATGACCTATCTGCCGACGTTCCTCCAGGTCGTCCAGGGCGTGACGCCGACGATGTCCGGTGTGCACATGCTGCCGATGGTGCTGGGGCTGCTGCTCGCGTCGACGGCCTCGGGGCAGATCGTCAGCCGCACGGGGCGCTGGAAGGTGTTCCCGATCGCGG from Streptomyces davaonensis JCM 4913 encodes the following:
- a CDS encoding TMEM165/GDT1 family protein, giving the protein MISFSVMALVFGVVFLAELPDKTALAGLVLGTRYRASYVFAGVAAAFALHVTLAVAAGSVLTLLPQQLVHALTGVLFLGGAAMLLLKKDEGEEEIRKPENQSFWKVSGAGFMLILVAEFGDLTQIMTANLAARYDDPLSVGLGAVLALWAVAGLGIVGGKALMKRVPLKLITQVAALLMLALGVWSLWEAITG
- a CDS encoding HAD family hydrolase codes for the protein MTATTVLTCRALLLDMDGTLVNSDAVVERIWRRWADRHGLDGDEVMKVVHGRQGYATMALLLPGRPMAQNHAENAWMLAEETADMDGVVAVPGAGEFLSSLVTGSVPHALVTSADVALSTARMAAAGLGLPDVRVTAESVGASKPDPEGFLKGAAELGVDPADCVVFEDSGAGIQAGRAAGMRVVGVGPRAGFHGPDVAVRDLTQIRVEPFDGGVRLHVG
- a CDS encoding peptidoglycan-binding protein, translating into MTEQKDHGCPECGAPRGTDHTPSCVCTERASEALRDAREAQAAAAEDFDPLRIRPYVELEGTAGAEADAELTMPLRVPLVPPSAEPNETDLSLFEAPPNEDPLPAREGRPRGRRGRLLLLASAAAAVAVITAAGMASGLFGYDTPTRETALPEAVRAGVPDTTPAPSDSASKSASPSSTSASPTPSATQSESPSPSASSASPSASATSASPSPSSTPAKASDAPPEETTPEPDAPVLRRGDKGPEVTELQLRLRQLYLYNGDINGNFNWPLEDALRNYQWSRGVGRDDLGVYTAETRASLESETSEP
- a CDS encoding MDR family MFS transporter yields the protein MAGDTHARHGTAVKENVPGNVLVPIGALLLGMLLAALDQTIVSTALPTIVSDLGGMEHLSWVVTAYLLASTAATPLWGKLGDQYGRKRLFQTAIVIFLIGSALCGVAQDMPQLIGFRALQGLGGGGLMVLSMAIVGDLVPPRERGRYQGLFGAVFGATSVLGPLLGGLFTQHLSWRWVFYVNLPVGVVALAVIAAALHIPRRTERHVIDYLGTFLIASVATCLVLVASLGGTTWDWGSWQIVGLALLGVVLAVAFVSVERQAAEPVLPLKLFRIRTFTLAAVISFIVGFAMFGAMTYLPTFLQVVQGVTPTMSGVHMLPMVLGLLLASTASGQIVSRTGRWKVFPIAGTGVTALGLLLLHQLHADSSTFVMSTCFFVFGLGLGLVMQVLVLIVQNAVAYEDLGVATSGATFFRSIGASFGVAIFGTVFASRLGDKLADAFRGTELPAGTVDELEADPRGIAELPSALQPAAVDAYATSITDVFLYAAPVALLGFVLAWFLKEDKLRGSVTAPDITETLASNPVERSSYDEVCRALSVLGTREGRREIYVKITERAGYDLLPGASWLLLRIKKYGWVEPGQLAERSTVPLPVVLAAARQVEERRLATREGLDLVLTDEGRTVADRLAQAREDSLAELLGDWWGPDRPTDLARLVKDLNGELCGSDREQPHNGTGTRVS